The following coding sequences lie in one Vanessa tameamea isolate UH-Manoa-2023 chromosome 17, ilVanTame1 primary haplotype, whole genome shotgun sequence genomic window:
- the Thor gene encoding eukaryotic translation initiation factor 4E-binding protein: MSASPIARQATHSQAIPSRRVLITDPAQMPDVYSSTPGGTIYSTTPGGTRIVYERSFMMSLRQSPISQTPPKCSLPAALLKNPSSAQQSPATPAQKPRSNSISFDESQETFSMDL, from the exons atgtcGGCGTCACCAATTGCAAGGCAAGCGACGCACAGTCAAGCCATACCTTCGAGGAGAGTCCTCATTACAGACCCTGCCCAAATGCCTGATGTATACTCTAGCACACCAGGAGGCACCATTTACTCTACCACGCCTGGAG gCACTCGCATAGTCTACGAAAGGTCTTTTATGATGTCACTACGACAGTCACCAATATCACAGACACCACCCAAGTGTTCTCTACCTGCTGCGCTTTTAAAGAACCCATCGAGCGCGCAGCAATCCCCTGCGACTCCTGCGCAGAAACCACGCTCGAATTCCATTTCATTCGACGAATCACAGGAGACGTTTAGTATGGATCTCTAA